One Nostoc punctiforme PCC 73102 DNA window includes the following coding sequences:
- a CDS encoding peptidylprolyl isomerase has protein sequence MSQSINITNEDILHQVKLSCKIPEIVEQIITRKLIIAAAEEAGIKVEVEELQKAADQIRLVNKLDSADRTWQWLEKHSLSLDDFEEIAYLNLISGKLTNHLFADKVEPYFIENQLDYVGVVMYEVVLDDEDLALELFYAIKEGEMSFYDVAHKFIQDTELRRKGGYLGIVRRKDLKPEISAAVFSAKPPQVIKPIVTSKGIHLILVEELIQPDLNEKLRTNIIFNLFSHWLNQQIAQSETSK, from the coding sequence ATGTCACAATCTATCAACATTACCAACGAAGACATTCTACACCAAGTTAAGTTATCTTGTAAAATTCCTGAGATAGTTGAGCAGATTATTACCCGTAAGCTAATCATAGCGGCTGCTGAAGAAGCTGGAATAAAAGTAGAGGTTGAGGAACTTCAGAAAGCAGCAGACCAAATACGGTTAGTTAATAAACTCGATAGTGCCGATCGTACTTGGCAATGGTTAGAGAAACATAGTTTGTCCTTAGATGATTTTGAAGAAATTGCTTACTTAAATCTCATATCTGGAAAATTAACTAATCATCTTTTTGCTGATAAGGTTGAACCCTATTTCATTGAGAACCAACTAGATTATGTTGGTGTGGTGATGTATGAAGTTGTTCTAGATGACGAAGATTTAGCCCTAGAACTCTTCTATGCGATTAAGGAAGGTGAAATGAGTTTCTATGATGTAGCTCACAAATTTATTCAGGATACTGAGTTACGCCGAAAAGGGGGATATTTAGGGATAGTGCGCCGCAAAGATTTAAAACCAGAGATTTCTGCTGCTGTTTTTAGTGCTAAACCGCCACAGGTTATTAAACCAATTGTAACATCTAAGGGAATACATTTGATTTTAGTAGAGGAATTAATTCAACCAGACCTAAATGAGAAACTTCGCACAAATATCATTTTTAACTTATTCTCTCACTGGCTTAATCAACAAATTGCACAATCTGAAACAAGTAAGTAA
- a CDS encoding ISKra4-like element ISNpu15 family transposase (programmed frameshift): protein MTPEEEQQIKEYSRAIAKILYKSTTGEQLTSLAKIEEVVRSQMRKHVMPEVGFFIENAAGESRGYKRKIKSIIGELPITNSQAQKLEIRPHNQLSPYLEACCLRISASVSYQRAAEDIEYLTGVEVSKSVQQRLVHRQNFELPQVESTVEELSVDGGNIRIRTIKGQVCDWKGYKATCLHEKQAIAASFQENSLVIDWVKSQSIAPILTCLGDGHDGIWNIVRDFAPEHQRREVLDWFHLMENLHKIGGSNQRLNQAKILLWQGKVDDAIAVFADCQLKQAFNFCTYLEKHRHRIVNYQYYQAEQICSIGSGAIESTVKQIDRRTKISGAQWKSDNVPQVLAQRQSLSQWINLCSLNKNWDAPCHRRH, encoded by the exons ATGACTCCTGAAGAAGAACAACAGATAAAAGAATATTCTCGTGCAATAGCAAAGATACTGTACAAAAGTACTACGGGTGAGCAACTCACAAGTTTGGCAAAAATAGAAGAAGTAGTACGCTCTCAAATGCGGAAGCATGTAATGCCAGAAGTA GGTTTTTTTATCGAAAATGCCGCAGGAGAAAGCAGAGGATACAAACGAAAAATAAAAAGTATTATTGGAGAACTGCCAATTACAAACTCTCAAGCACAAAAGCTAGAAATTAGACCCCATAATCAATTGAGTCCATATTTAGAAGCTTGTTGCTTACGAATCAGCGCGTCGGTATCGTATCAACGTGCGGCAGAAGATATTGAATATTTAACTGGTGTAGAAGTATCAAAAAGTGTGCAGCAACGATTAGTGCATCGTCAAAATTTTGAATTACCGCAAGTAGAATCAACTGTGGAAGAATTGAGTGTGGATGGAGGAAATATACGCATTCGTACAATCAAGGGACAAGTCTGTGATTGGAAGGGTTATAAAGCTACCTGCTTACATGAAAAACAAGCTATTGCTGCCTCATTTCAAGAAAATAGTCTTGTAATTGATTGGGTCAAAAGCCAATCAATTGCTCCTATCTTGACCTGTCTTGGCGATGGCCATGACGGTATTTGGAATATTGTCCGCGATTTTGCTCCCGAACACCAGCGTCGGGAAGTACTTGATTGGTTTCATCTGATGGAAAACCTACACAAGATTGGCGGTTCTAATCAACGGCTCAATCAGGCTAAAATCCTTCTCTGGCAAGGAAAAGTTGATGATGCTATCGCTGTCTTTGCTGACTGTCAGCTAAAACAAGCTTTTAATTTCTGTACTTATCTTGAGAAACATCGACACCGGATTGTCAATTACCAATATTATCAAGCAGAACAAATCTGTTCCATTGGTTCTGGTGCTATTGAGTCTACTGTCAAACAGATTGACCGTCGAACCAAAATTTCTGGCGCACAATGGAAATCTGATAACGTTCCTCAAGTCTTAGCTCAACGCCAGAGCTTATCTCAATGGATTAATCTTTGCTCACTAAATAAAAACTGGGATGCTCCCTGTCATAGGCGACACTAA
- a CDS encoding peptidylprolyl isomerase produces the protein MTMQHSLEKLTFPEITPARDEDILAYLRHSCKIAEIAVAAERNILTLKLCEQLDIKVTDEELQAAGDTFRQENKLLGTSETLAWLAHQRISVEDWSEIIRISLLSQKLKEHLFGVAVDDHYINNRDSYKRVALSQILVRDLTEAMKITKALRDKKDSFCALALEYSQGKQSKENGAFVGIRFLTELLPEITNAIADIDVGELVGPIQTQLGYHILRVEKWFPSDLSEIREQILEFLFINWLEERTASTPDA, from the coding sequence ATGACCATGCAACACTCTTTAGAAAAACTTACATTTCCAGAAATTACACCTGCACGTGATGAAGATATCCTTGCTTACCTGCGCCATTCTTGCAAAATAGCTGAAATTGCTGTTGCTGCTGAAAGAAATATTCTGACTTTGAAACTATGCGAACAGCTAGATATTAAAGTGACAGACGAAGAGTTACAAGCAGCAGGCGATACATTTCGCCAAGAAAACAAATTGCTGGGAACATCTGAAACTCTGGCATGGCTAGCACATCAGCGCATTAGTGTAGAGGATTGGTCGGAAATCATTCGCATATCATTGCTATCTCAAAAGTTGAAAGAACATCTTTTCGGTGTGGCGGTGGACGATCATTATATAAATAACCGGGATAGTTATAAGCGGGTGGCTTTGTCTCAGATCCTTGTTCGTGATTTGACAGAAGCAATGAAAATCACTAAAGCGCTTCGGGACAAAAAAGATTCTTTTTGTGCATTAGCTTTAGAATACTCTCAGGGTAAGCAGTCTAAAGAAAATGGTGCTTTTGTTGGTATTCGGTTTTTAACAGAATTGTTACCGGAGATTACAAATGCTATTGCTGATATTGATGTAGGTGAATTAGTAGGCCCAATTCAAACTCAACTTGGTTATCACATCCTTAGAGTTGAGAAGTGGTTTCCATCTGACTTGAGTGAAATCAGAGAGCAGATTTTAGAATTTCTCTTCATAAATTGGCTAGAAGAGAGAACGGCTTCTACTCCTGATGCTTGA
- a CDS encoding aldo/keto reductase encodes MLITNLTPQSLIKSDGVDSLNAKFPKSDLPFYRKLGRTDLTVSCLGLGGGGSISSEDTLYAFDQGINYFFYSSDLHHYIYSSMAGALRQMCGRGSLVREKVVLATVTYIKSPDMAIAALLDQFVELGIDYIDVFFWGWIGSKDGSALQDCLQLSPDLKGANSVYQRSIEKIVGISERLKKMGAVRYVGASFHDMNLAQQWSNSPLLDVVMVRHNVAHKSAQSQLFNQLDSQDSHRPGIVTFKSTGSHTGALWNPPQGLPENCWQPSVPDLYRYSLSQNCVDVCLAGWQRREEIDAAISSVKQGKLTPAEINYLNLYGDLHRNQLSIKNILPENLIYRS; translated from the coding sequence ATGCTAATAACTAATCTTACGCCACAATCCTTAATCAAATCAGATGGAGTTGATTCTCTAAATGCTAAATTCCCAAAATCAGATTTACCTTTCTACCGAAAATTAGGGCGAACTGACTTAACAGTTAGCTGTCTTGGCTTAGGAGGTGGTGGAAGCATTTCCAGTGAGGATACGCTTTACGCCTTTGACCAAGGAATTAACTACTTTTTTTACTCCAGTGACCTGCACCATTATATCTATAGCTCAATGGCTGGAGCACTGCGCCAGATGTGTGGACGTGGTTCCTTGGTGCGAGAGAAAGTAGTGCTAGCGACAGTAACTTACATTAAAAGTCCAGACATGGCGATCGCAGCACTGCTCGATCAGTTTGTAGAATTAGGTATTGACTATATTGATGTGTTTTTCTGGGGCTGGATCGGTTCTAAGGATGGGTCAGCTTTACAAGATTGTTTACAGCTGTCTCCTGATTTAAAAGGAGCTAATTCTGTATATCAGCGTAGTATTGAAAAAATAGTTGGAATTTCAGAACGCCTTAAGAAAATGGGAGCTGTTCGCTATGTCGGAGCATCTTTTCATGATATGAATCTGGCTCAACAATGGTCTAACAGCCCTTTATTAGATGTAGTAATGGTTAGACACAATGTTGCTCATAAGTCTGCTCAATCGCAACTGTTTAATCAACTAGACTCCCAAGACTCTCATAGACCAGGTATCGTTACTTTTAAATCTACAGGCTCTCATACAGGCGCTCTTTGGAACCCTCCCCAAGGTCTGCCAGAAAATTGTTGGCAGCCTTCAGTACCTGATTTATATCGCTACTCTTTAAGCCAGAACTGTGTAGATGTTTGCTTGGCTGGATGGCAACGTCGGGAAGAAATTGATGCAGCCATTTCTAGTGTCAAGCAAGGCAAACTTACGCCTGCCGAAATTAATTACCTGAATTTGTATGGAGATTTACACCGCAATCAACTTTCTATCAAAAATATTTTGCCAGAAAACTTGATTTATCGCTCCTAA
- a CDS encoding T3SS effector HopA1 family protein: MQLLNSSQTQLEVGLTGQLLDVLQDIAQKIEIKSDFSIHHPDYKPLELSSEIVERFQNMPPQMQQKYLSLQLRAFLYGIYYNGSMRSALALDGEENSLLIDLENNTFLGIDLELYEQLHESNCGDSNFDLGWSVIKEEIDGSLVVTKGGLRLHIHPEKHLQAIDQDAKVGDMVAIRMPKNRVQNGFYMAVGNQGFTRLLDANDPLVTVRIYFNLTPEGAVTVMRSLTQQLNKLAIPFSFKVLYNPKDYGRHDSGVLYFDKRDYQVVKEVLQVVYRENKSYFQPEVPLFTMQLLPGLGLAEEPDKKFAEQESFGMNRCQIVANGLLKAWYQGDDSPEGRMQAIHEQFSLAGIDLQSVYLNANSENIYQLLNEC; the protein is encoded by the coding sequence ATGCAATTATTAAATTCTTCCCAAACTCAATTAGAGGTTGGATTAACTGGGCAATTACTGGATGTTTTACAAGATATTGCTCAAAAAATTGAGATAAAATCTGATTTTTCCATCCACCATCCAGATTACAAACCTTTGGAATTATCATCTGAGATAGTTGAACGTTTTCAGAATATGCCACCCCAGATGCAACAGAAATATCTGAGTCTGCAATTGCGGGCTTTTCTCTATGGGATATATTACAACGGTTCTATGCGAAGTGCTTTAGCACTAGATGGAGAAGAAAATAGTTTGCTCATAGATTTGGAAAATAATACTTTTCTAGGAATAGATTTGGAATTGTATGAGCAATTACATGAAAGTAATTGTGGAGACAGCAATTTTGACCTTGGTTGGTCTGTTATTAAAGAAGAAATAGACGGTAGTTTAGTAGTAACAAAGGGTGGTTTGAGGTTACATATTCATCCTGAAAAGCATCTTCAAGCTATTGACCAAGACGCTAAAGTAGGTGATATGGTAGCTATTCGGATGCCTAAAAATCGGGTACAAAATGGCTTTTATATGGCAGTTGGTAATCAAGGATTTACTCGTTTACTGGATGCTAACGACCCATTAGTAACTGTGCGAATCTATTTTAATTTGACTCCTGAAGGTGCTGTGACAGTAATGAGGAGTCTGACACAGCAACTGAATAAGTTAGCAATTCCTTTTAGTTTTAAGGTTTTGTATAATCCAAAAGATTATGGACGGCATGATTCAGGGGTTTTGTATTTTGATAAGAGGGATTATCAGGTAGTTAAAGAAGTTTTACAAGTTGTATATAGAGAAAATAAATCTTATTTTCAGCCAGAGGTTCCTTTATTCACGATGCAGCTTCTACCAGGATTAGGGTTAGCAGAAGAACCAGACAAAAAGTTTGCTGAACAGGAAAGTTTTGGGATGAATCGTTGTCAGATTGTGGCGAATGGATTACTAAAAGCTTGGTATCAAGGAGATGACTCCCCAGAGGGACGGATGCAGGCTATCCATGAGCAATTTTCTCTAGCGGGAATTGATTTGCAATCTGTCTACTTGAATGCTAACTCGGAAAATATTTATCAGTTATTGAACGAATGCTAA
- a CDS encoding phosphotransferase, protein MTFILNSQNVFNYLLEKGLCNQSEQPPAKIEQLTAKNFNLLVTLPGDRKLLVKQERHNPEGKAAGEFLIEWRIQEFLQQFPNLSNYRSFLPEVLHFDVENSIIVFKYFDDYRDLMDFYTKGNSFNIEIATAIGNILGTIHRDTFNRQEYQEFFTKNSDNLMGDQVLHLVRRLERVEPEIFGIVPSDGLKFFALYQRYDSLGQAIAELGNAVTPSCLTHNDLKLNNILLHKDWQDSSNNIVRLIDWERSAWGDPAFDLGTLISSYVQIWLGSLVISNSLSIEESLRLAITPLEVLQPSISTLTQAYLKTFPEILDHRSDFLQRVVQFTGFTLIQQIQAMIQYQKSFGNMGIAMLQVAKTLLSRPVQSMPTIFGAAAVELGHLNNSPV, encoded by the coding sequence ATGACATTTATCTTAAATTCACAGAATGTTTTCAATTATTTGCTTGAAAAAGGATTATGTAATCAATCCGAGCAACCTCCCGCTAAAATAGAACAACTTACAGCCAAGAATTTCAACTTATTAGTGACTTTACCAGGCGATCGCAAACTTTTAGTTAAACAAGAACGACACAATCCCGAAGGGAAAGCGGCTGGTGAATTTTTAATTGAGTGGCGAATTCAAGAGTTTTTACAACAATTTCCAAACCTTAGCAACTACCGTTCATTTTTACCAGAAGTACTGCATTTTGATGTCGAAAATTCCATTATTGTCTTTAAATATTTCGATGATTATCGGGATTTAATGGATTTTTATACCAAGGGAAATAGCTTTAATATAGAAATCGCTACGGCAATTGGTAATATTTTAGGGACTATCCATCGTGATACTTTCAACCGCCAAGAATATCAGGAATTCTTTACTAAAAATTCAGATAATTTAATGGGCGATCAAGTATTACATTTAGTTCGCAGATTAGAACGGGTTGAACCGGAAATTTTTGGTATAGTTCCTAGCGATGGGTTAAAGTTTTTTGCTCTCTATCAACGTTATGATAGCTTGGGGCAAGCGATCGCCGAATTGGGCAATGCTGTAACACCCTCTTGTCTCACCCATAATGATTTAAAACTAAATAATATTCTCCTGCACAAAGATTGGCAAGATTCTAGTAACAATATTGTCCGGCTAATAGATTGGGAACGCTCTGCTTGGGGAGATCCAGCTTTTGATTTAGGAACACTAATTAGCAGCTATGTCCAAATCTGGTTGGGTAGCTTGGTTATTAGTAATTCTTTGAGTATTGAAGAGTCTCTACGTTTGGCAATTACACCTTTAGAAGTACTTCAGCCTTCAATTAGTACATTAACCCAAGCTTATTTGAAGACTTTTCCAGAAATTCTAGACCACCGCTCTGATTTCTTGCAACGGGTAGTGCAATTTACGGGTTTTACGTTGATTCAACAAATTCAGGCGATGATTCAATATCAAAAATCTTTTGGCAATATGGGGATTGCTATGCTTCAGGTTGCTAAGACGTTATTAAGCCGTCCTGTACAATCGATGCCAACAATTTTTGGTGCTGCTGCTGTTGAATTAGGCCATCTAAATAATTCTCCTGTTTAA
- a CDS encoding nif11-class peptide radical SAM maturase 3: MTYRRISYAVWEITLKCNLACQHCGSRAGHTRANELSTAEALDLVKQMAEVGITEVTIIGGEAFLRPDWLEIAQAITKAGMLCGMTTGGYGITLDTARRMKEAGIGVVSVSVDGLEATHDRLRGKQGSWQWAFKTMSNLKEAGIPFGCNTQINRLSAPEFPQIYERIRDAGVFAWQIQLTVPMGNAADNGDILLQPYELLDIYPMIARVAERAKEEGVQIQPGNNIGYYGPYERLLRGGDAWSFWQGCSAGLSALGIEADGAIKGCPSLPTTAYTGGNIRDHSLRTIIEETEELRFNLEADTPKGTSHLWGFCKSCEFAELCRGGCSWTAHVFFDKRGNNPYCHHRALTQEKGGIRERVFLQRRADGNPFDNGEFALIEEPINTAWPENDPLHFTSDRIQWPEGWKEEPLVSSLVSSKSHSDK, translated from the coding sequence ATGACTTATCGCCGAATTAGTTATGCAGTTTGGGAAATTACACTCAAGTGTAATCTAGCCTGTCAACACTGCGGTTCTCGTGCGGGTCATACAAGGGCTAACGAACTTTCCACAGCAGAAGCCCTTGATTTAGTCAAACAAATGGCGGAAGTTGGAATCACAGAAGTAACCATAATTGGTGGTGAAGCATTTCTGCGTCCTGACTGGTTAGAGATTGCCCAAGCAATTACTAAAGCTGGGATGTTGTGTGGTATGACTACTGGGGGTTATGGTATCACCTTAGACACAGCCCGCCGGATGAAAGAAGCTGGTATTGGCGTGGTTTCTGTGTCGGTTGATGGCTTAGAAGCAACTCATGACCGTCTGCGGGGCAAACAAGGCTCGTGGCAATGGGCGTTTAAGACCATGAGCAATCTTAAGGAAGCAGGTATCCCTTTCGGCTGCAATACGCAAATCAATCGTCTGTCTGCACCAGAATTTCCCCAAATTTATGAGCGTATCCGCGACGCTGGAGTATTCGCTTGGCAAATTCAGTTAACTGTACCGATGGGCAATGCTGCTGATAATGGTGATATTCTGCTGCAACCTTACGAACTATTGGATATATACCCAATGATTGCTCGTGTTGCTGAACGCGCCAAGGAAGAAGGGGTGCAGATACAGCCTGGGAATAACATCGGCTACTACGGGCCCTATGAACGACTGCTACGGGGTGGAGATGCTTGGTCATTTTGGCAGGGATGTAGCGCTGGACTGTCTGCTTTAGGTATTGAAGCCGATGGTGCTATCAAAGGTTGTCCCTCACTACCGACCACAGCCTACACTGGTGGTAACATCCGTGACCATTCACTGCGGACAATTATTGAAGAAACTGAAGAACTACGGTTCAATCTCGAAGCTGATACTCCCAAAGGAACATCACATTTATGGGGTTTCTGCAAGTCTTGCGAATTTGCGGAACTCTGTCGAGGTGGTTGCAGTTGGACTGCTCACGTTTTCTTTGATAAACGAGGTAACAATCCTTACTGCCATCATCGCGCCCTCACTCAGGAAAAAGGCGGTATTCGAGAGCGAGTATTTCTTCAACGTCGTGCAGATGGAAATCCCTTTGATAATGGCGAGTTTGCTCTGATTGAGGAACCGATTAATACCGCTTGGCCTGAAAACGATCCACTTCATTTTACTAGCGATCGCATTCAATGGCCAGAAGGTTGGAAAGAAGAACCATTAGTTTCATCCTTAGTTAGTTCTAAATCTCATTCAGATAAATAA
- a CDS encoding Nif11-like leader peptide family natural product precursor, which produces MPIKNVKAFYENLANDEAFRHQIESVNSKEQCNQIVKTRDR; this is translated from the coding sequence ATGCCCATAAAAAATGTCAAAGCTTTCTACGAAAATCTAGCAAATGATGAAGCGTTTCGTCATCAAATTGAAAGCGTTAATAGCAAAGAACAATGTAACCAAATAGTTAAAACTAGGGATAGATAG
- a CDS encoding Nif11-like leader peptide family natural product precursor yields the protein MSLEHVKAFYQKLANDEAFSNQIQGVNSKEECSQIVKAAGYDFTLEEYEEYTAQLLESADGEGELKDLSEKELAAVFGGLTGKPRIQPLYGVVWPPYQLMYGVIRVDDTL from the coding sequence ATGTCTCTAGAACACGTCAAAGCTTTTTATCAAAAGCTGGCAAATGATGAAGCGTTTAGTAATCAAATTCAAGGCGTTAATAGTAAGGAAGAATGTAGCCAAATAGTTAAAGCTGCCGGCTACGATTTCACTCTAGAAGAGTATGAAGAATATACCGCTCAATTGTTAGAATCTGCCGATGGTGAAGGTGAACTCAAAGATTTAAGTGAAAAAGAACTAGCAGCAGTTTTTGGTGGATTAACTGGGAAACCAAGAATCCAACCATTATATGGAGTTGTATGGCCACCCTACCAACTTATGTATGGAGTTATCCGGGTAGATGACACACTTTAG
- a CDS encoding tyrosine-type recombinase/integrase, whose protein sequence is MLVRRKNEDYRSREYLTVREVNSILRGAKVYGRYKVRNYALVLLIFRHGLRVSEACDLRWDAISFLDEEIFITRKKGSDSGVHPLPVDEIEALKQLKELNIGGNYVFIGERGERLTPAAVQRLLTRLGEVAELNIKIHPHQLRHACGYYLVNEGHSTRFIQEFLGHRDIRHTEKYTKVNSKRFSGIKWNTIDE, encoded by the coding sequence ATGCTGGTACGTCGTAAGAATGAGGATTACAGGTCACGGGAATATCTTACAGTACGTGAGGTAAATAGCATTCTACGAGGGGCAAAAGTTTACGGGCGGTACAAGGTGAGGAACTATGCCTTGGTACTGTTAATATTTCGCCACGGGCTGCGGGTGTCGGAGGCTTGCGATTTGCGATGGGATGCGATTTCATTTCTGGATGAGGAGATTTTTATCACGCGCAAAAAAGGGAGTGATAGCGGGGTTCATCCGTTGCCTGTGGATGAAATCGAGGCATTGAAACAATTAAAGGAATTAAATATTGGTGGCAATTACGTTTTTATTGGGGAAAGGGGGGAGAGGTTAACCCCGGCTGCGGTACAAAGATTGTTGACCAGGTTGGGGGAAGTCGCAGAATTAAACATTAAAATCCACCCGCACCAGTTACGCCATGCTTGCGGTTACTACCTTGTGAATGAGGGGCATAGTACTAGATTTATTCAGGAATTTTTAGGACATAGAGATATACGCCACACCGAAAAATATACCAAAGTAAATTCCAAACGTTTTTCTGGTATCAAGTGGAACACAATTGATGAGTAA
- a CDS encoding tyrosine-type recombinase/integrase: MRKLIGRLAAQAGLDIKVHCHMMRHACGYYLVNHGYNTREIQDFLGHRDIKHTEKYTLLNARRFLNFDWGDL; this comes from the coding sequence GTGCGAAAGCTGATTGGGCGATTGGCAGCACAGGCTGGGCTTGATATCAAAGTTCACTGTCACATGATGCGCCATGCCTGCGGTTACTATCTGGTGAATCACGGTTACAACACTAGGGAAATTCAAGACTTCCTGGGACACCGTGATATCAAACACACTGAAAAATATACCTTGCTGAATGCTCGACGCTTCCTGAATTTTGATTGGGGTGATTTGTAA
- a CDS encoding response regulator, which produces MDGFEVVRRIRQSTKFKFIPILLVTGIAEDDAQKALDIKIDGFIQKPIDCDAVIAQVRAILD; this is translated from the coding sequence ATGGATGGATTTGAAGTTGTTAGACGCATCCGACAATCGACTAAATTTAAATTTATTCCTATTTTGTTGGTGACAGGTATCGCTGAAGATGATGCTCAGAAGGCTCTTGATATAAAGATTGATGGATTTATCCAAAAGCCTATTGATTGTGATGCAGTAATCGCTCAGGTCCGAGCAATTTTAGACTAA
- a CDS encoding DUF7219 family protein: protein MDNDNQIDNNNFIYQRYRYLGKYTPQKFLFNANLQEFSERVCHLSNLQTSGKISSQKCYEEIELLWHQLTQSFKALISDEFDVTE, encoded by the coding sequence ATGGATAACGACAATCAGATAGACAATAACAATTTTATCTACCAGCGCTATCGATATCTTGGAAAGTACACGCCTCAAAAATTTTTATTCAATGCTAATCTTCAAGAATTTTCTGAACGTGTCTGTCATCTCTCTAATCTACAGACTTCGGGGAAAATTTCTTCACAGAAATGCTATGAGGAAATTGAGTTACTCTGGCATCAGTTAACACAGAGCTTTAAGGCGCTAATAAGTGATGAGTTTGACGTAACTGAATAA
- a CDS encoding DNA-directed RNA polymerase subunit alpha C-terminal domain-containing protein: protein MTKWKDMGKKTKESPIVSFRVPHSVVEKLITEGRLKPNHIKSELSNLIKNDWLASVDAGVEPTVSVNTVYEQLAKIDRVLEILEDNKPNGVIDDNVDSVDKISIPESVDSISPDNQLVEVANSNVHLVEEINGDNKPNGVVDANVDSVDKISIPESVDSISPDNQLVEVANSNVHPVEEINGDNKPNGVVDENSIESLNLKRNTYTALKDAKVNTIEDLNKYGVTGLRTLKNLGNKSVSQIVEALLFRGIELPELPDPEHTPSL, encoded by the coding sequence TTGACAAAGTGGAAAGATATGGGGAAAAAAACCAAGGAATCGCCTATTGTAAGCTTCCGTGTGCCACATTCGGTTGTCGAAAAGTTAATTACAGAAGGCAGATTGAAGCCTAACCATATAAAGTCAGAGTTATCCAACCTAATCAAAAATGACTGGTTAGCCTCTGTTGATGCTGGTGTAGAACCAACCGTGAGTGTAAATACTGTTTATGAGCAACTAGCAAAAATAGATAGAGTTCTAGAAATACTTGAGGACAATAAACCGAATGGCGTTATTGATGACAATGTAGACAGTGTTGACAAAATTAGCATCCCTGAAAGCGTAGACTCAATCTCGCCAGATAATCAGCTTGTAGAGGTTGCCAATAGTAATGTACATCTCGTAGAGGAAATAAATGGGGATAATAAACCGAATGGCGTTGTTGATGCCAATGTAGACAGTGTTGACAAAATTAGCATCCCTGAAAGCGTAGACTCAATCTCGCCAGATAATCAGCTTGTAGAGGTTGCCAACAGTAATGTACATCCCGTAGAGGAAATAAATGGGGATAATAAACCGAATGGCGTTGTTGATGAAAACAGTATTGAGTCATTGAATTTGAAAAGAAATACTTATACGGCGCTTAAAGATGCAAAAGTTAACACAATAGAAGATTTAAATAAATATGGTGTCACAGGCTTGCGAACACTGAAAAATCTGGGAAATAAATCTGTATCTCAGATAGTTGAAGCATTGCTCTTCCGAGGGATTGAGTTACCAGAGTTACCAGACCCGGAACACACGCCTTCTCTCTGA